One Paraclostridium bifermentans DNA window includes the following coding sequences:
- a CDS encoding LytTR family DNA-binding domain-containing protein encodes MKINHIKDNLINETNVNVITTDDNENDYIYIKGLLMSYNSSIIGKDLDTNKEIKVKDKDIIYFETYGRDVCFTTIENKLLIIKISMKRLEEILSRRSYFIKVNKNTIINVKHIEEISYHSNMRFQVMLSNKYKQVVNRSYFKDFKKSIEEEYNQ; translated from the coding sequence ATGAAAATAAATCATATTAAAGATAATTTGATAAATGAAACTAATGTAAATGTAATAACAACTGACGATAATGAAAATGACTATATTTATATAAAAGGATTATTAATGTCATATAATTCAAGTATTATAGGTAAGGACTTAGACACAAATAAAGAAATAAAGGTAAAGGATAAAGATATAATATATTTTGAAACTTATGGAAGAGATGTATGTTTTACAACTATTGAAAACAAATTATTAATTATAAAGATATCGATGAAAAGATTAGAGGAAATTCTATCAAGAAGAAGTTATTTTATAAAAGTAAATAAAAATACAATAATAAATGTTAAGCATATAGAGGAGATTAGTTACCATTCCAATATGAGGTTTCAAGTAATGCTAAGTAATAAATATAAGCAAGTAGTAAATAGAAGTTATTTTAAAGACTTCAAAAAAAGTATAGAGGAGGAATATAATCAATGA
- a CDS encoding NUDIX hydrolase: MDVVVKNFICKGGKYDYIDSIGYFYGIGYFYFAEFIDITSKPKEKGHELLWVDIQDCCKYIHLEHQKWAVHQAINILNNKKY; encoded by the coding sequence AATTTCATTTGCAAAGGTGGAAAGTATGATTATATTGATAGTATAGGATACTTTTATGGAATAGGCTATTTTTACTTTGCTGAATTTATAGATATAACATCAAAGCCTAAAGAAAAAGGGCATGAATTGTTATGGGTCGATATACAAGATTGTTGTAAATATATACACTTAGAACATCAAAAGTGGGCAGTTCATCAAGCGATTAATATATTAAATAATAAAAAATATTAA